In Oncorhynchus tshawytscha isolate Ot180627B linkage group LG23, Otsh_v2.0, whole genome shotgun sequence, the following proteins share a genomic window:
- the LOC112222792 gene encoding antizyme inhibitor 1 yields the protein MKGLADEPNYSVALLEGATALSDVVENHIYEQTLAEKNAFFVADLGVLMRQHVRWRTHMPQMRPFYAVQANSSLAVIEILAALGTGFICTSKYELELVQGYGVPSEDIIYSGVCKQLSQIKYAAKNGIDFLVCDNEAELRKIARCHPRAKLLLQVATEASSEGDEMGMSFGSKLKDCRHLLESAKEQGLQVVGVRFHIPSSCDDPVAYSHAVSDARCVFDMGEDIGFSMTILDIGGGFNGSETQLKQINSAVRPLLDLYFPASSGVSIMAEPGSYYVSSSFTLAVNIIAKEVGARDLHGNLDEPSPNDEPEFLYYMNDGVYGSFTSKLADNVIPAPALPKSGVSEEPVFASSLWGPSGDELDQVVDQCLLPELSVGDWLIFNNAGAYSLGPPSTFTDSPRPPVYYTISTGDWFEMQDAGITQDISMKNFSLVPYFLHSSQSDETLSVPAWAS from the exons ATGAAGGGACTAGCTGACGAACCAAACTACTCCGTCGCCCTGCTGGAGGGAGCCACGGCCCTCAGCGATGTGGTTGAGAATCACATTTATGAACAAACACTG GCTGAGAAGAATGCGTTCTTTGTGGCAGACTTGGGGGTCCTTATGAGGCAACATGTTCGCTGGCGAACCCACATGCCCCAGATGCGTCCCTTCTACGCTGTCCAAGCCAACAGCAGCCTGGCTGTCATTGAGATCCTAGCTGCTCTCGGGACTGGCTTCATCTGCACCAGCAAG TATGAGTTGGAGCTTGTGCAGGGCTATGGCGTTCCCTCTGAAGACATTATCTACAGCGGTGTGTGTAAACAACTCTCCCAGATCAAGTATGCCGCTAAGAACGGCATCGACTTCCTGGTGTGTGACAACGAGGCAGAGCTACGCAAGATCGCTCGCTGCCATCCCCGTGCCAA ACTGCTGTTGCAGGTGGCCACAGAGGCTTCCAGCGAGGGTGATGAAATGGGCATGTCGTTTGGCTCCAAGCTGAAGGACTGCAGACACCTGCTGGAGAGTGCCAAAGAGCAGGGCCTGCAGGTGGTGGGGGTCAG GTTCCACATTCCCAGCTCCTGTGACGACCCTGTGGCCTACAGCCATGCAGTGTCTGACGCTCGCTGTGTCTTTGACATGGGG GAGGATATTGGCTTCAGTATGACAATCCTGGATATTGGAGGTGGATTCAACGGCTCAGAGACTCAGCTGAAACAG ATTAACAGTGCAGTCAGGCCGTTGTTGGACCTGTACTTCCCTGCATCGTCTGGTGTCTCCATCATGGCAGAGCCTGGCAGTTACTACGTGTCCTCCTCCTTCACCCTGGCTGTCAACATCATCGCTAAGGAAGTAGGCGCCCGGGATCTTCATGGCAATCTCG ATGAACCATCTCCCAACGATGAGCCAGAGTTCCTGTACTACATGAACGATGGGGTGTACGGCTCGTtcactagcaagctagcagacaATGTGATTCCAGCTCCGGCTCTGCCCAAG AGCGGTGTGTCTGAGGAACCGGTGTTTGCCAGCAGTCTGTGGGGTCCGTCGGGTGATGAGCTGGACCAGGTGGTGGATCAGTGTCTGCTGCCAGAGCTCAGTGTGGGAGACTGGCTGATCTTCAACAACGCTGGGGCCTATAGCCTGGGCCCTCCGTCCACTTTCACAGATTCACCCAGACCCCCCGTCTACTACACCATCTCTACTGGAGACTG GTTTGAGATGCAGGATGCTGGTATCACCCAGGACATCAGCATGAAGAACTTCTCTCTGGTCCCCTACTTCCTCCACTCCAGCCAATCAGATGAAACCCTGTCGGTCCCAGCTTGGGCTAGCTGA
- the LOC112222791 gene encoding Krueppel-like factor 10 isoform X1 encodes MRKCKSSFVERHNNSDTVEVDELYYPGSQNHEESQCHPMAVGDMEAVEALMFMNTHWKARTSRSFKHRQFRPLTPSPDFSEDDSHLSFDPAEVCESLCITPPYSPPNFEAIHSHPAPETVQTSWCQRHNPQPAQQGLTQSQMVSQPRSQATSVIRHTADAQHCSWSICPAAPLEQRLNQPLPPQPQPSPDSINNPLADRLSGRGSKGNMIPLDSSAEPAAIQAPVTVTLPASVGKFHQPTSVSPVNCRVSPVPVYCQILPAVPIATNSHIPMVTTTMVAATSHQQQSAAVGPSVFFMGDQVTKGPIIFLVPRPVVGIQPSVLTSGGTKLPAIAPAPGFTSVVQRISLQPAEVSRVRSHICPHEDCGKTYFKSSHLKAHMRTHTGEKPFKCRWEGCERRFARSDELSRHRRTHTGEKRFACPMCHSRFMRSDHLAKHARRHLATKKVPCWQMGVCHSGDVTHAVFSAPFLRPLPRINSCLKDTVE; translated from the exons ATGAGAAAATGTAAGTCGTCCTTTGTCGAGCGCCACAACAAT AGTGACACCGTGGAAGTTGATGAGCTGTACTATCCTGGCAGTCAGAACCATGAAGAGTCCCAGTGTCACCCTATGGCCGTGGGAGACATGGAGGCGGTGGAGGCTCTTATGTTTATGAACACCCACTGGAAAGCCAGGACTTCCAGGAGCTTCAAGCATAGACAGTTCCGACCTCTGACCCCTTCCCCTGACTTCTCAGAGGATGACTCTCATCTCTCATTTGACCCGGCTGAGGTTTGTGAGTCTCTG TGTATAACCCCGCCATACAGCCCGCCAAACTTTGAGGCCATTCACAGTCATCCTGCTCCAGAGACAGTACAGACCTCCTGGTGCCAGAGACATAACCCACAGCCAGCACAGCAGGGCTTGACACAGTCACAGATGGTCAGCCAGCCCCGATCACAGGCCACCAGTGTGATCCGTCACACTGCAGACGCACAGCACTGCAGCTGGAGCATCTGTCCAGCCGCCCCCCTGGAGCAGAGACTAAACCAACCCCtgcctccccagccccagccaagCCCAGACAGCATCAACAACCCCCTGGCAGATAGGCTATCTGGCAGGGGCTCCAAAGGGAACATGATACCCCTTGACTCCTCTGCTGAACCGGCTGCCATCCAGGCTCCAGTTACTGTAACTCTGCCAGCCTCTGTTGGTAAATTCCACCAACCTACATCGGTGTCCCCTGTCAACTGTAGGGTTTCTCCTGTTCCGGTTTATTGCCAGATACTACCTGCTGTGCCAATTGCAACGAACAGTCATATTCCAATGGTTACCACCACCATGGTGGCGGCAACCAGTCACCAACAACAGTCAGCAGCAGTTGGTCCTTCAGTCTTCTTCATGGGTGACCAGGTGACAAAGGGCCCTATCATCTTCTTGGTTCCCCGGCCAGTTGTCGGGATCCAGCCGTCAGTGCTGACATCTGGTGGCACCAAGCTGCCAGCCATCGCCCCAGCGCCAGGCTTCACCTCAGTGGTCCAGCGGATCAGCCTACAGCCTGCTGAGGTGTCCAGAGTCCGCAGCCATATCTGCCCCCACGAGGACTGTGGCAAGACCTACTTTAAGAGCTCCCACCTCAAGGCTCACATGAGGACTCACACAG GTGAGAAACCTTTCAAATGCAGGTGGGAAGGCTGTGAGAGACGCTTCGCTCGATCCGATGAGCTATCACGCCACCGTAGaacccacacaggagagaagcgtTTCGCCTGCCCCATGTGCCACAGCCGCTTCATGCGTAGCGACCACCTGGCCAAGCACGCCCGTCGACACCTGGCCACCAAGAAGGTGCCCTGTTGGCAGATGGGAGTCTGTCACAGCGGTGATGTTACACATGCAGTGTTTTCGGCACCGTTCCTTCGTCCTCTGCCCAGAATAAACTCTTGCCTTAAAGACACTGTAGAATAA
- the LOC112222791 gene encoding Krueppel-like factor 10 isoform X3, which translates to MAVGDMEAVEALMFMNTHWKARTSRSFKHRQFRPLTPSPDFSEDDSHLSFDPAEVCESLCITPPYSPPNFEAIHSHPAPETVQTSWCQRHNPQPAQQGLTQSQMVSQPRSQATSVIRHTADAQHCSWSICPAAPLEQRLNQPLPPQPQPSPDSINNPLADRLSGRGSKGNMIPLDSSAEPAAIQAPVTVTLPASVGKFHQPTSVSPVNCRVSPVPVYCQILPAVPIATNSHIPMVTTTMVAATSHQQQSAAVGPSVFFMGDQVTKGPIIFLVPRPVVGIQPSVLTSGGTKLPAIAPAPGFTSVVQRISLQPAEVSRVRSHICPHEDCGKTYFKSSHLKAHMRTHTGEKPFKCRWEGCERRFARSDELSRHRRTHTGEKRFACPMCHSRFMRSDHLAKHARRHLATKKVPCWQMGVCHSGDVTHAVFSAPFLRPLPRINSCLKDTVE; encoded by the exons ATGGCCGTGGGAGACATGGAGGCGGTGGAGGCTCTTATGTTTATGAACACCCACTGGAAAGCCAGGACTTCCAGGAGCTTCAAGCATAGACAGTTCCGACCTCTGACCCCTTCCCCTGACTTCTCAGAGGATGACTCTCATCTCTCATTTGACCCGGCTGAGGTTTGTGAGTCTCTG TGTATAACCCCGCCATACAGCCCGCCAAACTTTGAGGCCATTCACAGTCATCCTGCTCCAGAGACAGTACAGACCTCCTGGTGCCAGAGACATAACCCACAGCCAGCACAGCAGGGCTTGACACAGTCACAGATGGTCAGCCAGCCCCGATCACAGGCCACCAGTGTGATCCGTCACACTGCAGACGCACAGCACTGCAGCTGGAGCATCTGTCCAGCCGCCCCCCTGGAGCAGAGACTAAACCAACCCCtgcctccccagccccagccaagCCCAGACAGCATCAACAACCCCCTGGCAGATAGGCTATCTGGCAGGGGCTCCAAAGGGAACATGATACCCCTTGACTCCTCTGCTGAACCGGCTGCCATCCAGGCTCCAGTTACTGTAACTCTGCCAGCCTCTGTTGGTAAATTCCACCAACCTACATCGGTGTCCCCTGTCAACTGTAGGGTTTCTCCTGTTCCGGTTTATTGCCAGATACTACCTGCTGTGCCAATTGCAACGAACAGTCATATTCCAATGGTTACCACCACCATGGTGGCGGCAACCAGTCACCAACAACAGTCAGCAGCAGTTGGTCCTTCAGTCTTCTTCATGGGTGACCAGGTGACAAAGGGCCCTATCATCTTCTTGGTTCCCCGGCCAGTTGTCGGGATCCAGCCGTCAGTGCTGACATCTGGTGGCACCAAGCTGCCAGCCATCGCCCCAGCGCCAGGCTTCACCTCAGTGGTCCAGCGGATCAGCCTACAGCCTGCTGAGGTGTCCAGAGTCCGCAGCCATATCTGCCCCCACGAGGACTGTGGCAAGACCTACTTTAAGAGCTCCCACCTCAAGGCTCACATGAGGACTCACACAG GTGAGAAACCTTTCAAATGCAGGTGGGAAGGCTGTGAGAGACGCTTCGCTCGATCCGATGAGCTATCACGCCACCGTAGaacccacacaggagagaagcgtTTCGCCTGCCCCATGTGCCACAGCCGCTTCATGCGTAGCGACCACCTGGCCAAGCACGCCCGTCGACACCTGGCCACCAAGAAGGTGCCCTGTTGGCAGATGGGAGTCTGTCACAGCGGTGATGTTACACATGCAGTGTTTTCGGCACCGTTCCTTCGTCCTCTGCCCAGAATAAACTCTTGCCTTAAAGACACTGTAGAATAA
- the LOC112222791 gene encoding Krueppel-like factor 10 isoform X2 — protein MRKCKSSFVERHNNSDTVEVDELYYPGSQNHEESQCHPMAVGDMEAVEALMFMNTHWKARTSRSFKHRQFRPLTPSPDFSEDDSHLSFDPAECITPPYSPPNFEAIHSHPAPETVQTSWCQRHNPQPAQQGLTQSQMVSQPRSQATSVIRHTADAQHCSWSICPAAPLEQRLNQPLPPQPQPSPDSINNPLADRLSGRGSKGNMIPLDSSAEPAAIQAPVTVTLPASVGKFHQPTSVSPVNCRVSPVPVYCQILPAVPIATNSHIPMVTTTMVAATSHQQQSAAVGPSVFFMGDQVTKGPIIFLVPRPVVGIQPSVLTSGGTKLPAIAPAPGFTSVVQRISLQPAEVSRVRSHICPHEDCGKTYFKSSHLKAHMRTHTGEKPFKCRWEGCERRFARSDELSRHRRTHTGEKRFACPMCHSRFMRSDHLAKHARRHLATKKVPCWQMGVCHSGDVTHAVFSAPFLRPLPRINSCLKDTVE, from the exons ATGAGAAAATGTAAGTCGTCCTTTGTCGAGCGCCACAACAAT AGTGACACCGTGGAAGTTGATGAGCTGTACTATCCTGGCAGTCAGAACCATGAAGAGTCCCAGTGTCACCCTATGGCCGTGGGAGACATGGAGGCGGTGGAGGCTCTTATGTTTATGAACACCCACTGGAAAGCCAGGACTTCCAGGAGCTTCAAGCATAGACAGTTCCGACCTCTGACCCCTTCCCCTGACTTCTCAGAGGATGACTCTCATCTCTCATTTGACCCGGCTGAG TGTATAACCCCGCCATACAGCCCGCCAAACTTTGAGGCCATTCACAGTCATCCTGCTCCAGAGACAGTACAGACCTCCTGGTGCCAGAGACATAACCCACAGCCAGCACAGCAGGGCTTGACACAGTCACAGATGGTCAGCCAGCCCCGATCACAGGCCACCAGTGTGATCCGTCACACTGCAGACGCACAGCACTGCAGCTGGAGCATCTGTCCAGCCGCCCCCCTGGAGCAGAGACTAAACCAACCCCtgcctccccagccccagccaagCCCAGACAGCATCAACAACCCCCTGGCAGATAGGCTATCTGGCAGGGGCTCCAAAGGGAACATGATACCCCTTGACTCCTCTGCTGAACCGGCTGCCATCCAGGCTCCAGTTACTGTAACTCTGCCAGCCTCTGTTGGTAAATTCCACCAACCTACATCGGTGTCCCCTGTCAACTGTAGGGTTTCTCCTGTTCCGGTTTATTGCCAGATACTACCTGCTGTGCCAATTGCAACGAACAGTCATATTCCAATGGTTACCACCACCATGGTGGCGGCAACCAGTCACCAACAACAGTCAGCAGCAGTTGGTCCTTCAGTCTTCTTCATGGGTGACCAGGTGACAAAGGGCCCTATCATCTTCTTGGTTCCCCGGCCAGTTGTCGGGATCCAGCCGTCAGTGCTGACATCTGGTGGCACCAAGCTGCCAGCCATCGCCCCAGCGCCAGGCTTCACCTCAGTGGTCCAGCGGATCAGCCTACAGCCTGCTGAGGTGTCCAGAGTCCGCAGCCATATCTGCCCCCACGAGGACTGTGGCAAGACCTACTTTAAGAGCTCCCACCTCAAGGCTCACATGAGGACTCACACAG GTGAGAAACCTTTCAAATGCAGGTGGGAAGGCTGTGAGAGACGCTTCGCTCGATCCGATGAGCTATCACGCCACCGTAGaacccacacaggagagaagcgtTTCGCCTGCCCCATGTGCCACAGCCGCTTCATGCGTAGCGACCACCTGGCCAAGCACGCCCGTCGACACCTGGCCACCAAGAAGGTGCCCTGTTGGCAGATGGGAGTCTGTCACAGCGGTGATGTTACACATGCAGTGTTTTCGGCACCGTTCCTTCGTCCTCTGCCCAGAATAAACTCTTGCCTTAAAGACACTGTAGAATAA
- the LOC112222791 gene encoding Krueppel-like factor 10 isoform X4 — protein MTLISHLTRLRFCITPPYSPPNFEAIHSHPAPETVQTSWCQRHNPQPAQQGLTQSQMVSQPRSQATSVIRHTADAQHCSWSICPAAPLEQRLNQPLPPQPQPSPDSINNPLADRLSGRGSKGNMIPLDSSAEPAAIQAPVTVTLPASVGKFHQPTSVSPVNCRVSPVPVYCQILPAVPIATNSHIPMVTTTMVAATSHQQQSAAVGPSVFFMGDQVTKGPIIFLVPRPVVGIQPSVLTSGGTKLPAIAPAPGFTSVVQRISLQPAEVSRVRSHICPHEDCGKTYFKSSHLKAHMRTHTGEKPFKCRWEGCERRFARSDELSRHRRTHTGEKRFACPMCHSRFMRSDHLAKHARRHLATKKVPCWQMGVCHSGDVTHAVFSAPFLRPLPRINSCLKDTVE, from the exons ATGACTCTCATCTCTCATTTGACCCGGCTGAGGTTT TGTATAACCCCGCCATACAGCCCGCCAAACTTTGAGGCCATTCACAGTCATCCTGCTCCAGAGACAGTACAGACCTCCTGGTGCCAGAGACATAACCCACAGCCAGCACAGCAGGGCTTGACACAGTCACAGATGGTCAGCCAGCCCCGATCACAGGCCACCAGTGTGATCCGTCACACTGCAGACGCACAGCACTGCAGCTGGAGCATCTGTCCAGCCGCCCCCCTGGAGCAGAGACTAAACCAACCCCtgcctccccagccccagccaagCCCAGACAGCATCAACAACCCCCTGGCAGATAGGCTATCTGGCAGGGGCTCCAAAGGGAACATGATACCCCTTGACTCCTCTGCTGAACCGGCTGCCATCCAGGCTCCAGTTACTGTAACTCTGCCAGCCTCTGTTGGTAAATTCCACCAACCTACATCGGTGTCCCCTGTCAACTGTAGGGTTTCTCCTGTTCCGGTTTATTGCCAGATACTACCTGCTGTGCCAATTGCAACGAACAGTCATATTCCAATGGTTACCACCACCATGGTGGCGGCAACCAGTCACCAACAACAGTCAGCAGCAGTTGGTCCTTCAGTCTTCTTCATGGGTGACCAGGTGACAAAGGGCCCTATCATCTTCTTGGTTCCCCGGCCAGTTGTCGGGATCCAGCCGTCAGTGCTGACATCTGGTGGCACCAAGCTGCCAGCCATCGCCCCAGCGCCAGGCTTCACCTCAGTGGTCCAGCGGATCAGCCTACAGCCTGCTGAGGTGTCCAGAGTCCGCAGCCATATCTGCCCCCACGAGGACTGTGGCAAGACCTACTTTAAGAGCTCCCACCTCAAGGCTCACATGAGGACTCACACAG GTGAGAAACCTTTCAAATGCAGGTGGGAAGGCTGTGAGAGACGCTTCGCTCGATCCGATGAGCTATCACGCCACCGTAGaacccacacaggagagaagcgtTTCGCCTGCCCCATGTGCCACAGCCGCTTCATGCGTAGCGACCACCTGGCCAAGCACGCCCGTCGACACCTGGCCACCAAGAAGGTGCCCTGTTGGCAGATGGGAGTCTGTCACAGCGGTGATGTTACACATGCAGTGTTTTCGGCACCGTTCCTTCGTCCTCTGCCCAGAATAAACTCTTGCCTTAAAGACACTGTAGAATAA